In Vicia villosa cultivar HV-30 ecotype Madison, WI linkage group LG7, Vvil1.0, whole genome shotgun sequence, the DNA window GCAAATGTTAGTGCTTCAAAACTTGacaaatatatgttttttttgtttttgtttttccatATCAGCAATGACCAGATCACACTATATTAGGCGTAAAGACGCAGAGGGATATGAATTTCTTCTACTTAAAGCCAAAAATAAAAATGAGCAACTTTTAAGCCACCAAACACCCCATAAAATGCCAAGGCACTGCCATCTTCCACGAATTGGCCATGACAATTGTCAAAAAATCTGCACCACAGTTCATCATGGCACTGATATTTGACAAAACTCAAAATGACAGAGTAGCAACTAGCAAGCCAGCAACCACTCACTTGGTGTTAGCGAGTTTTGACTGCTCTATTTAATAGCTAATAATCATCAACTAAGATCTTCTAAAGTTAATCTAAACTCTTAATCAGGGGCATGTGTACTTAAAGTAGTAGGCTAAAGCAAGTAAAATACTCATTTTATTAATAGACTATTGTATAGAAAGGGGCGTCTATGAACGCCAATTTAGCAGACATCGAAAAGTGCCTATATGCACTCCCTTTCAAAAACAGCATTTTGGAATTAACTGAGACTAAAACCTCTATGTCAAAGTGCATTCAAATTTCAAACATAAGAAGAACATTGTCACCAGGTGGAATAATTAAGGCACCAAAAAAATTCAAGGGAATATATAAGTTGAAAGGTTCAAATATAAGTTGTCAAatgatatgaaaaaaattgaattctATTTCAGAATCTGATTTGAGGCTAAGCTCATAATAATACACAAACTTCAAAACTCAACCCTAAATCAACATAATTGTTCTCTCTCTTCCAATGTTATTGGATTGATTTTATGACTTCTCCAAACTCCATCAACAAAAAtcctatttttcatttgattttacaaggaaaacaacaacaacaactcccgTTTGATAGTGGTAAGAAAGGCTAGGGTCCAGGATGGTTGCAAGAAAGAGTAACCTGTGAAACATCATGACAATTCCTTGAATCAATGCTTAGATTGGATACCATTCTACAAGTTGCTACTGTATTATGTAGAGGCAAAAGAGATTGCACACTCCCAAGCTGGTATGCACAATTTctgtcaaattcatcaatttcacatatcagaaaaaaataaaattggggAAAATCCCCAAAATTTGTAGGGTTATGCAATTGAGAAACAAGTATAACTAATTACACATTTTTGGGTATGaatgaaaagtgaaaaagtaatAAAATTTGGGAGGTTTGAGGATGTTACCTGATAAAGGGTGAGAATTGACGGTGAGGGGTTATTGAAGGAGAAGCGTTGAGAAGAGGAGAATGGTTTGTGGTGGGTCTGAGAGCTGATTTGAAGGAAGAAAGGGAGAAAAGACGTCGAGTGCAATGAGAAGAAGCCATTGAAGGGAGTGAGTGAAATGCGCTTCAATGCAGTATCATCAAATTTGTTCCATTGTAACCCTAGAGTTCCAAATGTATTCAATTTTGGACATTCAGGTTTAATTAAATATGTAATTACATGATGCAAATATACCATTTCTCTATTTTAGATTTTGTAGTAATTTTTTTGGCTTGATTATAGCcttgtaattttgtttttatcCTTACTTCTttgttgtttaaaattaatttctaataaatattattttatttattatatggaTAGAATCTAATAGAAATTAATTTTgagaaaaactaaaaataattgtAACATATATTCTTAAGGACAAGACtccatcattaaaaaaaaaacaatacattTGCAATTTCTAAATTAGGGAGGAGGACTCTAAGATTGTTTGGGTCAAATGGATAGATAAGTGTAAGACTAAGAATTGATATTTGGAAATTCACAATCTCTGTGTAGTTAATATGTCTTTTTAATCAAGTAGCGATGAAAGCTCATTTCAAGTGTTTCAGGTGTTTAGTGTAATAAGTCTGTTAGGTTTCACCTTGCCTCTTCCGGGTAAAAAAATGGTGTTCTCCTAGGAACGAACGTTGAAGGATCTCTGGGTTGAGCCCTCCCCTGGGTTGTTAGATTTCATAGCTTGTTCAATATATCTAACCAGCAGGATTTAGGTCGTAGGTCAGGTTGGGGATGTTGGTGGATAGTATTTTGACTTGGAATCTGAAGTGGAAAATATCTCTCTTCGTCGATCGGGAGAAGATGCTTTAAAATTTGCTTTTAGTCATTCAACATGTGACCCTTTTCCTATATCTTGATATGTGGTGCTCGTGTCACTTCGAGGATGGTGTTTTTTTAGTTGCCTCTACTTATCTAATCTATTTGAAAATGTTATGTTTAGTGCCTCTTCAGCCGATCATGAGAACTTGGTTCTTCCTCTTGTTTGGAAAAATTCGACTCCCTCTAAAGTAGTTGTATTTTACTAACAACTTTTTCAAGAGAAAGTCTCTACTAgagttcatttgtttaaaagtaAAGTGTTGGTGAACTATGAGGGAGTGTTGTGTTCGATGTGTAGGACGAAGTCAGAGTCAGTTAACCATTTATTTGTGTCTAATGACCTGACAACATCTGTTTCATATGCGATATTTAGGTGGCTGAGTTGGTGTTTTGTTCTTCCTAagaattttagttttattttcgtGGCTCTTAGATCTTTGGGTGGTAGGTCTAAGGTGAGAGTGATTTGGTTATGATTTGGTACTTAGTAGTTTGGTCGATTTTGAAATTTCAGAACAATATTGTCTTCTTAGACTCTTCTACCACGGTAAAGGATGTGGGAGATAAGAATATATTTCTAGTTTGAAAGTGGTATCTTGAAAGGCATGCAAAAAAAATTCTTATGATTTTTCTGCTTGAATTGAGATCCTTATTCTTTGTATGAGTTGACAAAGAAGAGTATGACTTTCGCCTTGTGGTCGTGAGGTCTTTGCGGTACAACTGAAAATTGTTTTTTCTATTGAGTTCTTTGTGGTACCAAAAATTGCTTTTTCTGCCATTGATGGTTTTGCTCGGATAAGATCTAGCTTGTCCTACTGGGGGCTCCTGTTTTtatttcttctctctctttttgtttttatttcttctctttttgttGGCTATTTATTGTATAGATTGATTGTGGTTCTTATGCCTTTGTCATTATTTTGCTCTTAAGGCTAGGTTTCTATCTTATATGATCCTCGTTCAATTACTTCTTGTACCTAATCGAATGGAAAATTCTACTTTCGTCATTGTCGCTATTTTAATGGGATGGACAATTGTACTTCCGCAGTCTGTGATGTGAGTAGTAGTTTTCTCAtttctatattattattatatcctatttgtcttttaaaaaaaagtatacATTAGTACCATATTTACGTTTTAAGTTTGTCTAATTCAAAATATAAGCTTTACATTATTGTCATTCTTTTACAATGTTCTTTACGCCAATTTTTACTCTTGTGAAAAATATTCGCATTAGAAAAACAACACATACCATTGTCATTTTTCATATTAGAGAAACAACACAAatcatttgttttcttaaatCATCTCTGGTTCCTCTATTGTAGGTTTAAAAATGTCCAATCTCAACGGAAGGAAATACAAAGGAAGAAAATGGAACCTCCAAGCCATGCACAGGAGAAAAGCCAAATAAGCAGAACAATAAATTTTGAATGGAAAAAATAGTACTTACATCAAAAGAAATAACTACTATACTAGTATTACATGTTTAGAATTACTTGAGCATAAACAATCGAAGATG includes these proteins:
- the LOC131617943 gene encoding protein NONRESPONDING TO OXYLIPINS 2, mitochondrial-like encodes the protein MASSHCTRRLFSLSSFKSALRPTTNHSPLLNASPSITPHRQFSPFIRNCAYQLGSVQSLLPLHNTVATCRMVSNLSIDSRNCHDVSQVTLSCNHPGP